The window ACCTCTACGTGCGGCTGCGCGGGCGCCATCCCTGCCGCATCGTGCCGGGCGTCACCGGCATGTCGGGCTGCTGGACGGCGGCCGGCGAGCCCATGACCTGGGGCGACGACGTGCTCACGGTCGTGCCGGGCACGCTGCCTCCGGGGCCGCTCGCGGCGCGCCTCGCGAGCGCCGACGCCGCGGTCGTGATGAAGCTCGGCCGCAACCTGCCCAAGGTGCGCGCGGCGCTGGCCGAGGCGGGGCTGCTGGAGCGCGCCGTCTACGTCGAGCGCGGCACCATGGCGGCCGAGGTCGTGATGCCGCTGGTCGACAAGCGCGACGACGCGGCGCCGTATTTCTCGATCGTGCTGGTGCCCGGGCGGGGGCGACGGCCGTGAGCGGCGGTTCCCTCGCGGTCGTGGGCCTCGGGCCGGGCCCGGCCGACTGGCTGCTGCCCGAGGCCGAGGTCGCCCTCGCCAGCGCGACCGACCTCGTCGGCTACGTTCCCTACGTGGCGCGGGTGCCGGAGCGGCCGGGCCTCGCCCGCCACGCCACCGACAACCGCGTCGAGGCGACCCGCGCCCGCCACGCCTTCGCGCTGGCGCTGGAGGGGCGGCGCGTCGCGGTCGTGTCGGGCGGCGATCCCGGCGTCTTCGCCATGGCGGCGGCCGTGGTCGAGGCGCTCGACGCCGAGCCGGCCTTCCGCGCCGTGCCGCTGCGCGTCGTGCCCGGCCTCAGCGCCATGATGGCGGCGGCGGCCCGGCTCGGCGCCCCGCTCGGCCACGACTTCTGCGCCGTGTCGCTGTCCGACAACCTGAAGCCCTGGAGCGTCGTGCTGCGCCGCCTCACCGCCGCGGCGGAGGGCGACTTCGTGCTGGCGCTCTACAACCCCGCCTCCAAGGCCCGGCCGACGCAGATCGGCGACGCCTTCGCGCACCTGCGGGGGCTGAAGGCGGGCGCGACGCCGGTGGCCTTCGCCCGCGCGGTCGGCCGGCCGGACGAGCGCCTCCACCTCACGACCCTCGCCGAAGCCGATCCCGCGCTCGTCGACATGGCCACGCTGGTGCTCGTCGGGTCGAGCGAGACGCGCTGGGTCGAGGGGCAGGGCGGGCGGCGCTGGATGCTGTCGCCCCGGACCTACGGCAAGGGACTATGATGGCCTCCTCCATCCTTATGCTGAGCCGGCCGCGGCGCGGCCGTGTCG is drawn from Lichenibacterium dinghuense and contains these coding sequences:
- a CDS encoding precorrin-2 C(20)-methyltransferase — its product is MSGGTLTGVGLGPGDPELVTVKAVRALEAAPVVSYFAKRGRRGNARAIADGWLPAGVEELPLHYPVTVEIPFDHPDYVAALSGFYAEAAELLAAHLAAGRDVALLCEGDPLFYGSFMHLYVRLRGRHPCRIVPGVTGMSGCWTAAGEPMTWGDDVLTVVPGTLPPGPLAARLASADAAVVMKLGRNLPKVRAALAEAGLLERAVYVERGTMAAEVVMPLVDKRDDAAPYFSIVLVPGRGRRP
- the cobJ gene encoding precorrin-3B C(17)-methyltransferase, which translates into the protein MSGGSLAVVGLGPGPADWLLPEAEVALASATDLVGYVPYVARVPERPGLARHATDNRVEATRARHAFALALEGRRVAVVSGGDPGVFAMAAAVVEALDAEPAFRAVPLRVVPGLSAMMAAAARLGAPLGHDFCAVSLSDNLKPWSVVLRRLTAAAEGDFVLALYNPASKARPTQIGDAFAHLRGLKAGATPVAFARAVGRPDERLHLTTLAEADPALVDMATLVLVGSSETRWVEGQGGRRWMLSPRTYGKGL